In the genome of Deltaproteobacteria bacterium, the window TTTTCTGCCAGACGGGCGTCAGCGTTGATGTTAAGAGCTTCCTTCCAGTAACGAAGCATTATCGGACTGTTGGTCATCAGGACGTTGGCGACCTCCGTGGCTGCTTCCATCAGCTTCTCGCCGGGGACGACCTTATAAACTGCTCCGTACTGTTTCAATTCCTGCGCCTTTATAGAGCAGCCAGTTAACGCCATGCACCTGACTACTTTCCCGGGTACCAGCAGAGAGAGCCATTGTGCTCCTCCGACAATTCCTATCTTGATTTCCGGGATGCCGAACACTGCTTCTTCGGAAGCGACCAATATGTCGCAGCAGGCCGCATAGCCGAGCCCAGCGCCAAACGCCGGGCCGTTAATTGCGCCAACAACTGGAACCCGGCACTGGTATACCGATCCCAAGCTATCCTTGACCATGTCCCGGTATTCGTGTCCATTGTCTATGTTGAGTTGCTGTAAATCTTTTACGTCGTTGCCAGCCACAAACATTTTTCCCTCTGCCCGCAAGATGGCCACTCTTATTTCGTCTATTTCGTTAATAGATCTGAATGTGTCCATAATTTCTTTGTATAATTGTCTATTTACCGCGTTGACCGGTGGGCGGTCGATAGTAACAATACCAACGTGATTTTGGACCGTCAGATTTACAAATTCCATGCGATTCATCCCTTTCCTGACATCTGTGGGTCGGAAGGTTTTGGCGCCCATGCCTGTTCATATTTCTGATAGGAGAGATTGTTTGCCATTTTTTCCCTTGATTCGAATTTAATTGAAACATTGTTTTAATTTATTAGCATAAATAAAACATTGTTTTTGAGATGTCAAGAAAAAAATCCCCTGAATATATAAAGATTATTTAATACGAAAATAGGATTCAAGGATTCCAGGATTCGAGGGTTCGAGGGTTCAAGGGTTTTAGATTCCAAGCCTTTCACTTGAATCCTTGGCCCCTGGACCCCTTGAATCCTTTTTCATGCTTCGTGGTGCCCCCAGGGGCATGGCGGTTTAATACGTTTAAGGCGAAGGATTTAAGATTGAATACAGATGGCAGTTAACAGGAAGAGACGGTCTTCCAAAAAAGAGGAAAGAAATAATCCAGAGAGTCCACCAGCTTCCATTGCCTGCCTCTGTAATACCAGATGGTAATTTCACGCTGAAGATGCATGAAGTAAAGGCTGGTAATCTGGACATTGTTAATAGTGGGGTCTATTTCACCACACGCCCTTCCATCGTCTGCGATTTTGGAAATTTGCTCGTGAATATCGTAGCGCGCGTAGGATTCGCGCTGCATCCAGGTGCGTGTGGGGACGGTGATGAAAAAGGATATGGCAAGGCTGGGGTTCCGGTCATAATAGTCCATGAGGGCCCAAAAGCTCTTGCGGAAACGCTCCTTAGTGTTTTTCAGGCCCTGGTCGTGCATGCTTGCAAGTTGCTTTATCTCGTCTATTTTTTCTTCCAGTATTTCGAGGATAAGATCTTCTTTGGATTTGAAATACTTGTAAATTGTTCCGGTGCTGAGCCCCGAGACCTTGCTGATTTTGCGAAGATTCACCTGATGAAAGTCGTTTTCAGCAAAAAAATCCAGTACCACCGAGTATAGCCTCTGTTTGATTTTCTCTGGAACCCTTACCGGGGTATCGTTTCCTTTTTTTGACATGAACACTCTTATCAATTTTATTACATTAATTAAAACATTGTTTCAACAAAATAGATAGGATCATTAAGAGGAAATGTCAAGAAGAGTATTTGCAACTCATTGTGCGGTCTTTAAGGTCGGTTAATCAAAGTAGCCAGATACCCGGCCCCGAAGCCGTTATCGATATTGACCACGCCCACTCCGGAAGCGCAGGAATTGAGCATCCCCAGGAGGGCGGCCAGGCCATTAAAGCTGGCCCCGTACCCTATGCTGGTGGGGACGGCAATGACCGGCCGGTCCACCAGCCCGCCCACTACACTGGGCAGGGCCCCTTCCATACCGGCCACCACGATCAGGACCGAAGCCGACAGGATTTTTTCCTGATTGGACATCAAACGGTGCAATCCGGAAATACCCACATCATACAGATAATCGGTGGGATTGCCCATGATCCGGGCCGTCAGCAAGGCTTCCTCGGCCACCGGGATGTCGGATGTCCCGGCCGAAATCACCAGGACCAGACCGCGTCCGGTCTGTTTTTTTATCGGTTGGGCGATACAGGTCAGGACCCTGGAAAGAGGATAATAAGTCGCTTCAGGAAAACTCTCAAGAACCGCCTCGGCCTTTGGGGGATCCAACCGGGTGACCAGGATGTTTTCTTTATTATTATTCATTCGGGCCATAATCTCAATAATTTGTCCCGAGGTCTTGCCTTCCCCGAAAATAACCTCCGGAAATCCTTTTCTGAGCGAACGGTGGTGGTCT includes:
- a CDS encoding enoyl-CoA hydratase/isomerase family protein, yielding MEFVNLTVQNHVGIVTIDRPPVNAVNRQLYKEIMDTFRSINEIDEIRVAILRAEGKMFVAGNDVKDLQQLNIDNGHEYRDMVKDSLGSVYQCRVPVVGAINGPAFGAGLGYAACCDILVASEEAVFGIPEIKIGIVGGAQWLSLLVPGKVVRCMALTGCSIKAQELKQYGAVYKVVPGEKLMEAATEVANVLMTNSPIMLRYWKEALNINADARLAEKYDVESDFTGKYMVTEDFKETLTAFLEKRKPLFKGK
- a CDS encoding TetR/AcrR family transcriptional regulator; its protein translation is MVLDFFAENDFHQVNLRKISKVSGLSTGTIYKYFKSKEDLILEILEEKIDEIKQLASMHDQGLKNTKERFRKSFWALMDYYDRNPSLAISFFITVPTRTWMQRESYARYDIHEQISKIADDGRACGEIDPTINNVQITSLYFMHLQREITIWYYRGRQWKLVDSLDYFFPLFWKTVSSC
- the larB gene encoding nickel pincer cofactor biosynthesis protein LarB; the encoded protein is MNPDHLKELLTQVKNGEVSVEQAVKKMKHLPFEDIDFARIDHHRSLRKGFPEVIFGEGKTSGQIIEIMARMNNNKENILVTRLDPPKAEAVLESFPEATYYPLSRVLTCIAQPIKKQTGRGLVLVISAGTSDIPVAEEALLTARIMGNPTDYLYDVGISGLHRLMSNQEKILSASVLIVVAGMEGALPSVVGGLVDRPVIAVPTSIGYGASFNGLAALLGMLNSCASGVGVVNIDNGFGAGYLATLINRP